Proteins encoded in a region of the Zea mays cultivar B73 chromosome 2, Zm-B73-REFERENCE-NAM-5.0, whole genome shotgun sequence genome:
- the LOC606486 gene encoding glycosyltransferase (The RefSeq protein has 1 substitution compared to this genomic sequence) — MKLPLLRPLWLGLGSAAGPPDAAPEPAKPSLPAAWLLLHALFCATSMAVGFRFSRLIVYLLFLPTPPINPAAHLVSLVSPPAVVLAGGNATAMGTITTTTTTTTTVTTTTTVAAEISARPQHHHHHGPVFVGRHPIRVRAWPHPNPSELLDAHRILAAVQNAQRSAKRRGAGPARPVIAVTPTTTSALQVPSLTSLAHTLRLVDAQLVWIVVEPGHRTDAVAAVLSRSNLDFLHITGPGDSTASLRMHALREIRAKRMDGIVVFADENSILRTELFDEAQKVTTVGAVPVGILGEDDGTSESFLQAPSCDAEGKLVGYHVSEETVLPANRSDMLMASRLEWAGFVVNARALWEDTKERPLWVRDLSAIDDADARAASPLALVTDAGRVEPLASCAQAALAWSLRSDSLHEVKFPHE; from the exons AtgaagctgccgctgctgcggCCGCTGTGGCTGGGCCTGGGGTCCGCGGCGGGGCCGCCCGACGCGGCGCCGGAGCCGGCCAAGCCCTCGCTGCCGGCCGCGTGGCTGTTGCTGCACGCGCTCTTCTGCGCCACCTCCATGGCCGTCGGCTTCCGCTTCTCCCGCCTCATCGTCTACCTCCTCTTCCTGCCCACCCCGCCCATCAACCCCGCCGCGCACCTCGTCTCGCTCGTGTCACCGCCCGCCGTCGTGCTCGCGGGCGGCAACGCCACGGCCATGGCCAcgatcaccaccaccaccaccaccacgacaaccgtcaccaccaccaccaccgtggCCGCCGAGATCAGCGCGCGCCcgcagcaccaccaccaccacggcCCCGTCTTCGTCGGCCGCCACCCGATCCGCGTCCGAGCCTGGCCCCACCCGAACCCCAGCGAGCTTCTTGACGCCCACCGCATCCTCGCCGCCGTCCAGAACGCGCAGCGTAGCGCCAAGCGCCGCGGCGCGGGGCCCGCCAGGCCCGTCATTGCCGTCACCCCGACCACCACCTCCGCGCTCCAGGTGCCATCGCTCACGTCTCTGGCGCACACCCTCCGCCTCGTCGACGCCCAGCTCGTGTGGATCGTCGTCGAGCCGGGGCACCGCACCGACGCCGTCGCCGCGGTGCTCTCCCGCTCCAACCTCGACTTCCTCCACATCACCGGCCCTGGAGACTCCACCGCAAGCCTGCGAATGCACGCCCTCAG GGAGATTCGGGCGAAGCGGATGGACGGCATCGTGGTGTTCGCCGACGAGAACAGCATCCTCCGTACGGAGCTGTTCGACGAGGCGCAGAAGGTGACCACCGTGGGCGCCGTGCCCGTCGGCATCCTCGGCGAGGACGACGGCACCAGCGAGTCCTTCCTCCAGGCGCCGTCGTGCGACGCGGAGGGGAAGCTGGTGGGCTACCACGTCTCGGAGGAGACCGTGCTGCCGGCGAACCGGAGCGACATGCTGATGGCCAGCAGGCTGGAGTGGGCCGGCTTCGTGGTGAACGCGCGGGCGCTGTGGGAGGACACCAAGGAGCGGCCGCTGTGGGTGCGCGATCTCAGCGCCATCGACGATGCAGACGCTCGCGCCGCCAGCCCTCTCGCGCTCGTCACCGACGccggccgcgtcgagccgctCGCCAGCTGCGCCCAGGCGGCTCTCGCGTGGTCGCTGCGTTCCGACAGTCTCCACGAGGTCAAATTCCCACACGAGTAA
- the LOC606486 gene encoding glycosyltransferase isoform X1 yields the protein MKLPLLRPLWLGLGSAAGPPDAAPEPAKPSLPAAWLLLHALFCATSMAVGFRFSRLIVYLLFLPTPPINPAAHLVSLVSPPAVVLAGGNATAMATITTTTTTTTTVTTTTTVAAEISARPQHHHHHGPVFVGRHPIRVRAWPHPNPSELLDAHRILAAVQNAQRSAKRRGAGPARPVIAVTPTTTSALQVPSLTSLAHTLRLVDAQLVWIVVEPGHRTDAVAAVLSRSNLDFLHITGPGDSTASLRMHALREIRAKRMDGIVVFADENSILRTELFDEAQKVTTVGAVPVGILGEDDGTSESFLQAPSCDAEGKLVGYHVSEETVLPANRSDMLMASRLEWAGFVVNARALWEDTKERPLWVRDLSAIDDADARAASPLALVTDAGRVEPLASCAQAALAWSLRSDSLHEVKFPHEWKIDPALLNTGARQQTVQPETQPMQTTLASTEDQH from the exons AtgaagctgccgctgctgcggCCGCTGTGGCTGGGCCTGGGGTCCGCGGCGGGGCCGCCCGACGCGGCGCCGGAGCCGGCCAAGCCCTCGCTGCCGGCCGCGTGGCTGTTGCTGCACGCGCTCTTCTGCGCCACCTCCATGGCCGTCGGCTTCCGCTTCTCCCGCCTCATCGTCTACCTCCTCTTCCTGCCCACCCCGCCCATCAACCCCGCCGCGCACCTCGTCTCGCTCGTGTCACCGCCCGCCGTCGTGCTCGCGGGCGGCAACGCCACGGCCATGGCCAcgatcaccaccaccaccaccaccacgacaaccgtcaccaccaccaccaccgtggCCGCCGAGATCAGCGCGCGCCcgcagcaccaccaccaccacggcCCCGTCTTCGTCGGCCGCCACCCGATCCGCGTCCGAGCCTGGCCCCACCCGAACCCCAGCGAGCTTCTTGACGCCCACCGCATCCTCGCCGCCGTCCAGAACGCGCAGCGTAGCGCCAAGCGCCGCGGCGCGGGGCCCGCCAGGCCCGTCATTGCCGTCACCCCGACCACCACCTCCGCGCTCCAGGTGCCATCGCTCACGTCTCTGGCGCACACCCTCCGCCTCGTCGACGCCCAGCTCGTGTGGATCGTCGTCGAGCCGGGGCACCGCACCGACGCCGTCGCCGCGGTGCTCTCCCGCTCCAACCTCGACTTCCTCCACATCACCGGCCCTGGAGACTCCACCGCAAGCCTGCGAATGCACGCCCTCAG GGAGATTCGGGCGAAGCGGATGGACGGCATCGTGGTGTTCGCCGACGAGAACAGCATCCTCCGTACGGAGCTGTTCGACGAGGCGCAGAAGGTGACCACCGTGGGCGCCGTGCCCGTCGGCATCCTCGGCGAGGACGACGGCACCAGCGAGTCCTTCCTCCAGGCGCCGTCGTGCGACGCGGAGGGGAAGCTGGTGGGCTACCACGTCTCGGAGGAGACCGTGCTGCCGGCGAACCGGAGCGACATGCTGATGGCCAGCAGGCTGGAGTGGGCCGGCTTCGTGGTGAACGCGCGGGCGCTGTGGGAGGACACCAAGGAGCGGCCGCTGTGGGTGCGCGATCTCAGCGCCATCGACGATGCAGACGCTCGCGCCGCCAGCCCTCTCGCGCTCGTCACCGACGccggccgcgtcgagccgctCGCCAGCTGCGCCCAGGCGGCTCTCGCGTGGTCGCTGCGTTCCGACAGTCTCCACGAGGTCAAATTCCCACACGA GTGGAAAATCGATCCGGCACTGCTGAATACCGGTGCCCGTCAGCAAACTGTTCAACCagagacacaaccgatgcaaactACTCTAGCGAGCACTGAAGACCAGCACTAG